Proteins encoded within one genomic window of Tidjanibacter massiliensis:
- a CDS encoding BACON domain-containing protein, translating into MKNICYSGAILALTTLLLTGCEALQKEYMKITLREQDKVLTFGREAGLEKSVTFSSTTSWTASVQGDWLAVAPDSGNSGSNTITVTTLRANDGNDGRTTEITLTAGGDPATITVVQKGTESTDDPDPNNPDPDEPVVSDEKFITKIRLTGTEDPNDVSDFYIAYDENGNIVGTDRFDIDMEAGECIYYSHVSHTVTGSDGNEITVLTRNEWISTAEMQSEKSEYTSSILLDDNGNAVRQPYAVGDEDLWVEAAYNADNTLKTWIWAGKEYENQEIAARWENGNMVYFNEEDITYAPEYAAPETETGFDFGFFLILENWITPASSYMGTPSTNLPAGTTGDSPRTFRYEFDGTGRVTSAYVEEWELHYEIFYGEQEMQEYPKPVL; encoded by the coding sequence ATGAAAAACATCTGCTACTCGGGAGCGATACTCGCTCTGACGACATTGCTTCTGACCGGGTGCGAAGCCCTCCAGAAAGAGTACATGAAAATCACACTCCGGGAACAGGACAAAGTCCTGACATTCGGCCGAGAAGCCGGCCTTGAGAAATCCGTCACGTTCTCCTCGACCACCTCGTGGACCGCAAGCGTACAGGGCGACTGGCTCGCCGTCGCTCCCGACTCCGGCAACAGCGGAAGCAACACAATCACCGTCACGACCCTCAGGGCAAACGACGGCAACGATGGACGCACAACCGAAATCACGCTCACCGCAGGCGGAGACCCGGCAACCATTACCGTCGTCCAGAAAGGTACCGAAAGTACCGACGACCCGGACCCGAACAACCCCGACCCGGACGAGCCCGTCGTATCGGACGAGAAGTTCATCACCAAAATACGACTGACCGGAACCGAAGACCCGAACGACGTCTCCGATTTCTACATCGCATACGACGAAAACGGGAACATCGTCGGTACCGACCGGTTCGACATCGACATGGAAGCGGGCGAATGTATCTACTATTCTCACGTAAGCCATACGGTGACAGGTAGCGACGGCAACGAGATTACCGTTCTGACACGTAACGAATGGATAAGCACGGCAGAGATGCAGAGCGAGAAGTCGGAATACACTTCATCCATCCTGCTCGACGACAACGGAAATGCGGTACGACAGCCCTACGCCGTCGGAGACGAGGACTTATGGGTCGAGGCCGCATATAACGCGGACAACACGCTCAAGACCTGGATATGGGCAGGCAAAGAGTATGAAAACCAAGAGATAGCCGCACGGTGGGAAAACGGGAACATGGTATATTTCAACGAAGAAGACATAACGTATGCTCCGGAGTATGCGGCCCCCGAAACCGAAACCGGATTCGACTTCGGATTCTTCCTCATTCTCGAAAATTGGATTACCCCGGCTTCCTCGTATATGGGTACACCCTCCACGAACCTTCCGGCCGGGACGACCGGCGATTCTCCGAGGACATTCCGGTACGAATTCGACGGAACGGGGCGCGTGACATCCGCGTATGTGGAAGAGTGGGAGCTCCATTACGAAATCTTCTACGGAGAGCAGGAGATGCAGGAGTATCCCAAACCGGTCCTGTAA
- a CDS encoding HmuY family protein, whose product MKKAVYFMAATAVLLALSSCSKEQGNGGGEGGNVLEASVNASESGVWQYFSFAEGKVVGSGKEDETDNAAWAARTDWDIAINRYSIRTNSGEASSTGAKGGVYTFDSTVTFDSVAEVPAGATFSTDKAVTSEGMGGTTTTVKSEATVILFKTDAEGNKVMPPVYLQAPVYLFRSADGNHCYKVLFTQYQDENKESGHVIFSFAEVK is encoded by the coding sequence ATGAAAAAAGCAGTTTATTTCATGGCAGCCACAGCAGTGCTGCTCGCACTTTCGTCCTGCTCCAAAGAGCAGGGCAACGGCGGAGGTGAAGGCGGGAATGTCCTCGAAGCATCCGTTAACGCCAGCGAAAGCGGCGTATGGCAATACTTCTCGTTCGCCGAAGGCAAGGTGGTCGGTTCGGGCAAGGAGGACGAAACCGACAACGCCGCCTGGGCCGCACGTACCGACTGGGACATTGCCATCAACCGTTACAGCATCCGCACCAACAGCGGAGAGGCCTCTTCGACCGGAGCCAAAGGAGGCGTCTACACGTTCGACAGCACCGTAACCTTCGATTCCGTCGCGGAGGTACCCGCCGGAGCCACTTTCAGCACCGACAAAGCAGTCACCTCGGAGGGGATGGGAGGTACGACCACGACGGTAAAATCGGAAGCTACCGTCATCCTGTTCAAGACCGACGCCGAAGGCAACAAGGTAATGCCGCCGGTCTACCTGCAGGCCCCGGTCTATCTGTTCCGTTCGGCCGACGGCAATCACTGTTACAAGGTGCTGTTCACCCAGTATCAGGACGAAAACAAGGAATCCGGACACGTAATATTCTCTTTTGCTGAAGTTAAATAG
- a CDS encoding cobaltochelatase subunit CobN has translation MNRKKLLYIIGGVAAAVAILAMLYCRFASVTRVATLNFPDFTVEKFIRSNDNPFIKINPIGLDEAEKIAKYDFVLVRIHGSSLNGTHLQAIKKAIAKGVPVYATESDNPEINTLSGRELEYIDALMANGSIQNYRSLFNYVRKHIDRKALFNEPYAEPVPIPEDYYFHLGDDQFFATYEEYQKFYEESGRYREGAPRVALLSGNINMQNSNEEHMAAIINSLEERGLNVYPINSFGMKKLGMIRAVAPDVIINRPHGRLVMGGGESGTRMLRELNVPILAPVTVSDLYENWLTDRQGMASGGMTSMSIVMPELDGAVAPYAVAAQFERNGMKLFDAIPVHTDKFCSLVEHYARLHDTPNSEKKVAIYYYKGAGKGAVSAADIEGVQSLYNTLKALRDAGYDVSGLPADAAALERMIQTQGSVLGPYALGAYDEFLKHGNPELVDVETFTEWTEEILPEKLRQELRDTYGEAPGEYMGVEKEGRKYIAVARIVFGNVAILPQPLPAVGEDTEKIVHGVEGAPAYPYVASYLWTRKGFGADALIHFGTHGSLEFIPGKQVALSDYDWTDVLVGDMPHFYIYTINNIGEGIIAKRRSYATLVTHLTAPFMQSELYDELKILKDRIHRIENMEESSVKQNYRETITEMAAQQNILSALDIDSTRTLTDADIDRVHIYLEEIDGAKVNDGLYTLGVPYSDENLRNTARLMSIDPIRYSLASLDAAKGLIDNDRLDDIAFINHRYGAATENAIARALAGENPDRLLRSLVGAEGMAMLEADDAAQRQQQEAMMQMMRTMAAEPKKELPRFLDEQGNIIPAAPQEQQAAEHAAQPAASMMEMMAQATPAGVDAGSEERREERILSALKTLREALQGVKGYYAALKHSTDAEPAALLNALNGGYVEPCSAGDPIVNPQAVPTGRNFYSINPETTPSAEAWKTGKRLAEDLLAAEMTANGKYPEKVSFTLWSTDFISSEGATIAQILYLLGVEPMRDGFGYIRSLRLIPSEQLGRPRIDVVVQTSGQLRDIAASRLELINDAIAMAAEARDEAYGNYVRKGFEDAERLLLEKGFSPADARKYAGERIFGGLNGSYGTGIMGLVEKGDAWESEEEIARQYIHNMGALYSANGSEAWGEAREGVFEAALLNTSVVVQPRSSNTWGPLSLDHVYEFMGGMSAAVRHVTGNDPTGYFNDFRNTGRPKVQGLKEAIGVETNSTVFNPKYIREMMKGEASSMETFAETFRNTYGWNAMKPSAIDQHIWNKYYDVYVEDAYDLGLEKTFSEKNPYALQEMTAVMLESARKGMWQATDVQLREVAELHTRLVSEHAAGCSGFICDNAKLRDFIASKVDKEAAESYNKNIDAARQVQLEEQNENNVVLQKEEQQPERRREAQREETAPGRNGTVYWIAGILLGLVIVWLIVRRKQDK, from the coding sequence ATGAACAGAAAGAAACTCCTGTACATCATCGGGGGTGTCGCCGCAGCGGTCGCAATCCTCGCCATGCTCTACTGCCGGTTCGCCTCCGTGACAAGGGTAGCGACACTCAACTTTCCCGATTTCACCGTCGAGAAATTCATCCGCTCGAACGACAATCCCTTTATTAAAATCAACCCCATCGGCCTCGACGAAGCCGAAAAGATAGCGAAATACGATTTCGTACTGGTACGCATTCATGGCAGCAGTCTCAACGGCACGCACCTGCAGGCCATCAAAAAGGCGATTGCCAAAGGGGTACCCGTCTATGCCACCGAGAGCGATAACCCCGAAATCAACACCCTGTCGGGCCGGGAACTCGAATACATTGACGCCCTAATGGCCAACGGTTCGATACAGAACTACCGCAGCCTCTTCAACTACGTCCGCAAACACATCGACCGCAAAGCCCTCTTCAACGAACCTTATGCGGAGCCGGTACCGATACCGGAGGATTACTACTTCCACCTGGGCGACGACCAATTCTTCGCCACCTATGAGGAGTACCAGAAATTCTACGAGGAATCAGGACGCTACAGGGAGGGAGCACCCCGTGTGGCGCTGCTTTCGGGCAACATCAACATGCAAAACTCCAACGAGGAGCACATGGCCGCCATCATCAATTCCCTCGAAGAACGCGGGCTGAACGTCTATCCCATCAACTCGTTCGGAATGAAGAAGCTCGGCATGATACGGGCGGTGGCGCCGGATGTCATCATCAACCGTCCCCACGGCCGGCTCGTCATGGGCGGCGGCGAAAGCGGTACGCGGATGCTCCGGGAACTCAACGTGCCCATCCTCGCACCGGTCACCGTCAGCGACCTGTACGAGAACTGGCTGACCGACAGGCAGGGAATGGCATCGGGCGGCATGACCTCGATGAGCATCGTGATGCCCGAACTGGACGGTGCCGTCGCACCGTACGCCGTGGCCGCACAGTTCGAGCGCAACGGCATGAAACTCTTCGACGCCATTCCCGTCCACACGGACAAATTCTGCAGTCTGGTGGAACACTATGCCCGTCTGCACGACACGCCCAACAGCGAGAAGAAGGTCGCCATCTACTACTACAAGGGAGCCGGCAAGGGTGCCGTTTCGGCGGCCGATATCGAAGGCGTGCAGTCGCTCTACAATACGCTGAAGGCGCTCCGCGATGCCGGTTACGACGTATCCGGCCTGCCCGCCGACGCTGCGGCGCTCGAACGGATGATACAGACCCAGGGCTCCGTACTCGGCCCCTATGCGCTCGGCGCATACGACGAATTCCTGAAGCACGGCAACCCCGAACTCGTCGATGTGGAGACCTTCACGGAATGGACAGAGGAAATCCTTCCCGAAAAGCTGCGCCAGGAACTGCGCGACACGTACGGCGAGGCTCCGGGCGAATACATGGGCGTCGAGAAGGAGGGCCGGAAATACATCGCGGTGGCGCGCATCGTGTTCGGCAACGTCGCCATTCTGCCGCAGCCGCTGCCGGCCGTCGGCGAGGACACGGAAAAAATCGTGCACGGCGTGGAGGGAGCTCCCGCCTATCCCTACGTAGCCTCCTATCTCTGGACGCGCAAGGGGTTCGGTGCGGACGCGCTCATCCATTTCGGGACGCACGGCAGCCTCGAATTCATTCCCGGCAAGCAGGTGGCGCTGTCGGATTACGACTGGACCGATGTACTCGTCGGCGACATGCCCCACTTCTACATCTACACCATCAATAATATCGGCGAAGGCATCATCGCCAAGCGCCGCAGCTATGCCACGCTCGTGACGCATCTTACCGCGCCGTTCATGCAGAGCGAACTGTACGACGAACTGAAAATCCTGAAAGACCGCATCCACCGCATCGAGAACATGGAGGAGAGCAGCGTCAAGCAGAACTACCGCGAGACCATCACGGAGATGGCCGCACAGCAGAACATCCTCTCCGCGCTGGACATCGACTCCACACGGACGCTGACCGATGCCGACATCGACCGCGTACACATCTACCTCGAAGAGATAGACGGCGCCAAGGTGAACGACGGCCTCTACACGCTGGGCGTTCCTTACAGCGACGAGAACCTGCGCAATACGGCCCGCCTGATGAGCATCGACCCGATACGCTACTCGCTCGCCTCGCTCGACGCGGCAAAGGGCCTCATCGACAACGACCGGCTGGACGATATTGCCTTCATCAACCACCGCTACGGAGCAGCGACCGAGAATGCTATAGCGCGTGCGCTCGCCGGGGAGAACCCCGACCGGCTGCTCCGCTCGCTGGTCGGCGCGGAGGGCATGGCCATGCTCGAAGCGGACGACGCGGCACAACGGCAGCAGCAGGAGGCGATGATGCAAATGATGCGCACGATGGCCGCCGAGCCCAAAAAGGAGCTGCCGCGCTTCCTCGACGAACAGGGGAATATCATTCCCGCCGCACCACAGGAACAGCAGGCTGCGGAACATGCGGCCCAGCCGGCAGCCTCCATGATGGAGATGATGGCGCAGGCCACTCCCGCAGGGGTCGATGCGGGTAGCGAAGAACGCCGTGAGGAACGCATCCTGTCGGCACTGAAAACCCTTCGGGAAGCGCTTCAAGGCGTGAAAGGATATTATGCGGCACTGAAGCACAGCACAGACGCGGAACCGGCCGCACTCCTCAACGCCCTGAACGGCGGTTATGTGGAACCCTGCTCGGCGGGAGACCCCATCGTGAATCCGCAGGCCGTTCCCACCGGACGCAACTTCTACTCCATCAATCCGGAGACCACCCCCTCCGCCGAAGCGTGGAAAACGGGCAAACGGCTGGCCGAAGACCTGCTCGCCGCCGAAATGACGGCCAACGGCAAATATCCCGAAAAGGTCAGCTTCACGCTGTGGTCCACCGACTTCATATCGAGCGAAGGAGCGACAATCGCACAGATACTCTACCTGCTGGGCGTGGAACCGATGCGCGACGGCTTCGGCTATATCCGCTCGCTGCGGCTCATTCCCTCCGAACAGCTCGGCCGGCCCCGCATCGACGTGGTGGTACAGACCTCCGGACAGTTGCGCGACATCGCCGCGTCGCGCCTCGAACTCATCAACGACGCCATCGCCATGGCGGCCGAAGCGCGCGACGAAGCGTACGGAAACTACGTGCGCAAAGGATTCGAGGATGCCGAACGCCTGCTGCTCGAAAAGGGATTCTCTCCGGCAGACGCACGCAAATATGCGGGCGAACGGATATTCGGCGGTCTGAACGGCAGCTATGGAACCGGCATCATGGGCCTCGTCGAAAAGGGCGACGCATGGGAGTCGGAAGAAGAGATAGCCCGACAGTACATCCACAACATGGGAGCCCTCTACTCCGCCAACGGTTCGGAGGCCTGGGGCGAAGCCCGCGAAGGGGTGTTCGAAGCGGCACTGCTCAACACCTCGGTGGTCGTACAGCCGCGTTCGAGCAACACGTGGGGGCCGCTCAGCCTCGACCACGTCTACGAATTCATGGGCGGCATGTCGGCGGCCGTCCGCCATGTCACGGGCAACGACCCGACGGGCTATTTCAACGACTTCCGCAATACGGGACGCCCGAAAGTGCAGGGGCTCAAGGAGGCCATCGGCGTGGAGACCAACTCGACGGTATTCAATCCGAAATACATCCGCGAAATGATGAAAGGCGAAGCGAGCAGCATGGAGACCTTCGCCGAGACCTTCCGCAATACCTACGGCTGGAACGCCATGAAGCCTTCGGCCATCGACCAGCACATCTGGAACAAATACTATGACGTGTACGTCGAGGACGCATACGACCTCGGACTGGAAAAGACCTTCTCCGAGAAGAATCCCTACGCCCTGCAGGAGATGACTGCGGTGATGCTCGAATCGGCCCGCAAGGGAATGTGGCAAGCCACGGACGTACAGCTACGCGAAGTGGCCGAGCTGCACACGCGCCTCGTCTCGGAACATGCGGCAGGATGCAGCGGATTCATCTGCGACAACGCCAAACTGCGCGACTTCATCGCATCCAAGGTGGACAAAGAGGCGGCCGAGAGCTACAACAAAAACATAGACGCCGCCCGGCAGGTACAGCTCGAAGAGCAGAACGAGAACAACGTCGTCCTGCAAAAGGAGGAGCAGCAGCCCGAACGCCGCAGGGAAGCGCAGAGGGAAGAGACCGCCCCGGGACGGAACGGTACGGTGTATTGGATTGCCGGCATTCTGCTGGGGCTCGTCATCGTATGGCTGATTGTACGGCGCAAACAGGACAAATAG
- a CDS encoding TonB-dependent receptor: MKKTATALFSLLLAISALNAQGQTKTYDISGTVVDSLSSEPLPGVYVTAGSKGGQTNGDGHYVIKNVPAGKVTLKTMYYSSYPTATREIELTGDTTVDFILAEQIFNINEVVVTGTRTEKRLAEAPVLTTVIGEREIEKAGSVSMLESLQDNIPGIVISPNAMGNNMRIKGLNSRYILMLVDGERLVSEGAGGNVNLDQIDVNNIERIEMINGAASALYGSNAVGAVINVITKKPVHKFEADANASWANHNTWRTRLSAGTNLKKFSARASGFRNSSDGFGGDGEGAYAAAYEDYGATLNMGYRPTDRSDVNVVGRFFSHETFNPTGSMNASHALSHNLSLGANGGLSSADKRNSMRLSVNFDKYFDYEVLEKKNDTKNKDNTSSYISARFIDTFIPTAKWELIGGLEYNHEENFATSTLGATPTTKTLDDANVFAQAEYEILKNFDAVAGARYTYNSQFGSAFTPKLSLMYEVAEWRFRGGVGTAFRAPSIKELYYDFDHQGMFWVYGNPDLKAEKGLYSSLSAEYTEGLLNVSVSAYYNNINNKITQYDVINAAGGNEKYYKNVSSATLRGIDVTFSYLFSKHLAVRANYSFCDAVDNSTGLQLEDNVKHSGTVSLTWNGRIARSPFSLQIAGRMNSPKLYQQIITGSDGSQTVSMEESDPYSIWKIVLVKPFRINKHTIEVTFKVDNLFNFREASFVDPGRQFLIGIRYAFK, translated from the coding sequence ATGAAAAAAACAGCGACTGCCTTGTTCTCTTTGCTGCTTGCGATATCCGCCCTCAATGCGCAGGGGCAAACGAAAACATACGACATATCGGGAACGGTAGTGGATTCGCTCTCTTCCGAACCGCTGCCCGGCGTTTACGTAACGGCAGGCAGCAAGGGAGGACAGACGAACGGCGACGGACACTATGTCATCAAGAACGTTCCCGCCGGAAAGGTTACCCTCAAGACCATGTATTATTCATCCTACCCCACCGCCACGCGCGAGATAGAGCTCACGGGCGATACGACGGTCGATTTCATATTGGCCGAACAGATATTCAACATCAACGAAGTGGTGGTGACCGGCACGAGAACGGAAAAAAGACTTGCAGAGGCCCCCGTACTGACCACCGTGATAGGGGAACGGGAGATAGAGAAAGCCGGTTCGGTATCCATGCTCGAATCCCTACAGGACAACATTCCCGGCATCGTCATATCGCCCAATGCCATGGGCAATAACATGCGCATCAAGGGGCTCAACAGCCGGTACATCCTGATGCTCGTCGACGGCGAACGCCTCGTATCGGAAGGGGCCGGAGGCAACGTAAACCTCGACCAAATCGACGTGAACAACATCGAGCGCATCGAGATGATAAACGGCGCAGCCTCGGCGCTCTACGGTTCCAACGCCGTGGGAGCGGTCATCAACGTCATCACAAAAAAACCGGTACACAAGTTCGAAGCAGATGCCAATGCCTCCTGGGCCAACCACAACACATGGCGTACCCGTCTGAGCGCCGGCACGAACCTCAAAAAGTTCTCGGCCCGGGCGAGCGGCTTCCGCAACTCCTCGGACGGCTTCGGCGGCGACGGGGAGGGGGCGTATGCAGCGGCCTACGAAGACTATGGGGCGACGCTTAACATGGGTTACCGTCCGACGGACCGCTCGGACGTGAACGTCGTGGGCCGTTTCTTCAGCCACGAAACCTTCAATCCGACCGGCAGCATGAACGCCTCGCATGCCCTGTCGCACAACCTGTCGCTCGGCGCGAACGGCGGACTCTCTTCCGCAGACAAGCGCAACAGCATGCGGCTCAGCGTGAATTTCGACAAATACTTCGATTACGAGGTCCTCGAAAAGAAGAACGACACGAAGAACAAGGACAACACATCGAGCTACATCTCCGCACGCTTCATAGATACCTTCATTCCTACTGCAAAATGGGAACTCATCGGCGGCCTCGAATACAACCATGAGGAGAATTTCGCCACCTCCACGCTCGGCGCCACGCCGACCACCAAGACGCTCGACGACGCCAACGTGTTCGCCCAGGCCGAATACGAGATACTGAAGAATTTCGACGCCGTGGCGGGCGCCCGCTATACCTACAACAGCCAGTTCGGCTCCGCCTTCACGCCCAAGCTGTCGCTCATGTACGAAGTGGCCGAATGGCGCTTCCGGGGCGGCGTCGGCACCGCATTCCGTGCGCCGAGTATCAAGGAACTCTATTACGACTTCGACCATCAGGGCATGTTCTGGGTCTACGGCAACCCCGACCTGAAGGCGGAAAAAGGGCTGTACTCCTCGCTGTCGGCGGAATACACCGAAGGGCTGCTCAACGTCTCGGTATCGGCATACTACAACAACATCAACAACAAGATTACCCAGTACGACGTGATAAATGCGGCGGGCGGCAACGAGAAATACTACAAGAACGTGAGCAGCGCCACGCTCCGCGGCATCGACGTAACCTTCTCGTACCTCTTCTCCAAGCACCTTGCCGTGCGGGCCAACTACAGCTTCTGCGACGCGGTGGACAACTCCACGGGGCTCCAGCTCGAAGACAACGTGAAACACAGCGGAACCGTCTCCCTCACCTGGAACGGCCGCATCGCCCGCAGTCCCTTCTCCCTTCAGATAGCCGGCCGGATGAACTCGCCGAAACTCTACCAGCAGATAATTACGGGAAGCGACGGCAGCCAGACGGTCTCCATGGAGGAATCGGACCCGTATTCGATATGGAAAATCGTGCTGGTGAAACCCTTCCGTATCAACAAACACACCATCGAGGTGACCTTCAAGGTGGACAACCTGTTCAACTTCCGCGAGGCCTCTTTCGTGGACCCGGGCCGCCAGTTCCTCATCGGAATACGCTACGCATTCAAATAG
- a CDS encoding sulfide/dihydroorotate dehydrogenase-like FAD/NAD-binding protein, with the protein MFRIVEKRLLAPDIWLMNVEAPRVAKAAQPGQFVIVRGTDDGERIPLTVADYDREQGTISIVIQAVGASTRKIVALEEGGALADFAGPLGQPSEFIHETPEALRARKFLFIAGGVGAAPVYPQVKWLHEHGVEADVIVGARNREMLIITDELRKVAGNLYLSTDDGSAGFHGNVTALMKDLIDNRGKRYDEIVTIGPMIMMKFVALAAREYGIRTIASLNTLMIDGTGMCGACRVSIGGKMKFACVDGPEFDASLIDFDEAMRRQRMYKSKESVADHRCRIGRG; encoded by the coding sequence ATGTTCAGGATAGTAGAAAAAAGGCTGCTTGCGCCGGATATCTGGCTGATGAATGTCGAAGCGCCGCGCGTAGCCAAGGCGGCCCAGCCCGGTCAGTTCGTGATAGTCCGCGGTACCGACGACGGGGAGCGGATACCGCTGACGGTTGCCGATTACGACAGGGAGCAGGGGACAATCAGCATCGTGATACAGGCTGTCGGTGCTTCCACCCGTAAGATAGTGGCCCTCGAAGAGGGCGGCGCTTTGGCCGATTTCGCCGGCCCGCTCGGTCAGCCGTCGGAGTTCATACACGAAACTCCGGAGGCTCTGCGTGCCAGGAAGTTCCTTTTTATCGCCGGAGGCGTGGGTGCGGCGCCGGTTTATCCGCAGGTGAAATGGCTGCATGAACACGGCGTCGAGGCGGATGTCATCGTGGGAGCCCGTAACCGGGAGATGTTGATTATCACCGATGAGCTGCGCAAAGTGGCCGGTAACCTCTATCTGTCCACCGACGACGGAAGCGCGGGTTTCCACGGCAATGTCACGGCGCTGATGAAAGACCTCATCGACAACCGCGGCAAACGCTATGACGAGATTGTCACCATCGGACCGATGATAATGATGAAGTTCGTGGCCCTTGCGGCGCGTGAATACGGCATCAGGACCATCGCAAGCCTCAATACGCTGATGATAGACGGAACGGGCATGTGCGGAGCCTGCCGGGTGAGCATCGGCGGCAAGATGAAGTTCGCCTGCGTGGATGGTCCGGAGTTCGATGCGTCGCTGATAGATTTCGACGAGGCGATGCGTCGTCAGCGGATGTACAAGTCTAAGGAATCGGTCGCCGACCACCGTTGCCGTATCGGCCGGGGATGA
- a CDS encoding DUF1573 domain-containing protein, whose amino-acid sequence MKVYGIAKRAVLLTAALLVCAAGWAQNSISALVFDEYEWDFGTLREVDGPVSHLFSFTNTGTGAAVITRIKVDCGCTAVDYSREPVKPGGRGSVEVVFDPANYSGKFSKSVTVYSNGNRNLLTVKGTVIGRPRSVEEEYPFALAGGVRAEAMHVAFGYVENGSAESVAVGVVNTGETETVLSVRAGYGSGRLTIAAPERLAPGERGLVTFTYDFTEGDPVYGLLAERVYFSVDGEEAGLPFTANAIAVDDFSATDISRAARCEVSPMYRNFGDVRPGSELTLEVNISNSGQSDLIVRSVSLRRGTECPLTPGTVVRPGTSLAVPVTLKISEEAYGTESGGVSFVVNDPARPFREVRLGADVY is encoded by the coding sequence ATGAAAGTGTACGGAATAGCGAAAAGGGCGGTGCTGCTGACCGCAGCGCTGTTGGTTTGTGCGGCCGGGTGGGCGCAGAACAGCATCTCCGCGCTCGTTTTCGACGAATACGAATGGGATTTCGGTACGCTGCGTGAAGTGGACGGCCCGGTCAGCCATCTCTTCTCCTTCACCAACACGGGTACGGGTGCGGCGGTCATTACGCGCATCAAGGTGGACTGCGGTTGTACCGCAGTCGATTACAGCCGCGAACCGGTGAAGCCGGGCGGGCGCGGTTCCGTGGAGGTGGTGTTCGACCCGGCGAATTATTCGGGTAAATTCTCGAAGAGCGTGACCGTCTACAGCAACGGCAACCGAAATCTGCTTACGGTGAAGGGGACGGTGATAGGGCGTCCGCGCAGTGTGGAGGAGGAGTATCCGTTCGCGTTGGCGGGCGGAGTACGGGCCGAGGCCATGCATGTGGCGTTCGGATATGTGGAGAACGGCAGTGCCGAGTCCGTTGCCGTCGGTGTCGTCAATACGGGGGAGACCGAAACCGTGTTGTCTGTGAGGGCCGGTTACGGGAGCGGCCGGTTGACGATAGCCGCTCCGGAGCGGCTCGCACCGGGAGAGAGAGGCTTGGTGACCTTTACCTACGATTTTACCGAAGGGGACCCGGTGTACGGTCTGCTGGCCGAGCGGGTCTATTTCTCGGTGGACGGCGAGGAGGCGGGCCTGCCCTTTACGGCCAATGCCATCGCGGTGGATGATTTCAGCGCTACGGATATCTCCCGGGCTGCCCGTTGCGAGGTGTCGCCGATGTACCGGAATTTCGGGGATGTCCGGCCGGGAAGCGAGCTGACGCTCGAGGTGAATATCTCGAACAGCGGGCAAAGCGACCTGATTGTACGGAGCGTGTCGCTCCGGCGCGGTACGGAGTGTCCGCTGACCCCGGGGACGGTCGTGCGTCCCGGAACGTCGCTGGCCGTGCCGGTGACGTTGAAGATAAGCGAGGAGGCTTACGGTACGGAGTCGGGCGGGGTCTCGTTCGTAGTGAACGACCCGGCGCGTCCTTTCCGTGAGGTGCGGCTGGGGGCCGATGTCTATTGA